The genomic window GGCTCTCCCACAGGACCCTGGCTCTGGATTTGGATGCACAGCTCAGACACAGCCCCCCATCTCTGGGTTTGGATCCAGGGCCATTTTTGGGACACAGCCCCCCATCTCTGGGTTTGGATCCAGGGCCATTTTTGGGACACAGCCCCCCATCTCTGGGTTTGGATCCAGGGCCATGCCTGGGACACAGCCCCCCAtctcccatcccagtcccaacccaaaccactgaACCCTGCATCCCGGGAGCTGCACGGGGACGGTGAGGGTGTGGCGAGGGCTGAACCCCCATTCCCATTACACAGACCCCCATCCACCCCCAGAAAGGTTCCCTGGGTGCCGGCAGAGGCGGAGGAGCCGTCCCCGCCCGCAGCAGCGGTTCCGTGGCTGGAGCCGCTGCAGAATTCTGTGGGTAATCAAATCTCCGGCGGAGCCTCGCGGGGAGATCGCGGCGCTGGGTGACAGTGACAAGGCGGCTGCTGAAATCCCAAGTGAAATGCAGAAAGCGCTGCGCCGGGAGAAGGTGCCGCTAATTACGACCGACGAGAATCGCCTCTTAATTGGGCTCGCATCGGCGAGCGGCTGCGGTGGCCCGGAGCGGTGGGACAAGGACGGTGTCCCCTGCAGTCCTGTCCTTTGTCCCCAGGACGGGAGTCCCGGGGTCACTCCTCACCCAGCCGCACCTGGGACGATGTTAACTCTGGAACCTACCGACGGCCAGGCTGTGATCCCACAGCACCCACTTTTAACATTCACCCTGCGCCCACCCTGTCACCTCGAGGTCCCCATTGCAGGTGGGGGACCCCAAATCCCGGTCATTCACAGCGCCCCAATCTCCTGGGTCCTGCTGCGGATCGGGAGTGGAGGAAGAAgccaggaaagaaggaaggagaaccaggaaaggaggaaggagagccAGGAAAAGCCATTTGGCTCCGTCCCCCCcgccacagctggagctgcccggTGCCATCCGTCTTCCCTCGTTAAGGAGCCGCCTCATCACGGCGAGCCCGCCAGCCCTCGCTAACCAGGCAAGATAAATGGCAGCGCTGGGCCCGGGCTGAGGCGCTGCCGGCACCGCAGAGCCACGGGAGGGGGGCTGCCACCACGGCCACCAGCGATGGCTTCACCCCTTCGTGCtgttctgtgcctcagtttccccatggGGTGGCATggccccagcctgggctctgctgcagccgCTCTCCCTGACCCCAGTGACAATTCTGAGGGgtgtccctggcactggggacactctggAGGGGTCCCCAAGGTGGCTGCACCCAGCAGCTTTCAGGGGACAGTGGGGTGCTGCCATGTGCggtgacacttggggacatcagggacaccTCGTGCCCCATGTGCCACCATGGCCCAGCACCCTGAGGTGGCTTTTGAGCCCCCAAACTCAGTGGCAGAGGCTCCTCAGGATGCTcgggcacagctctgggtgccccCCACGGCCCTTGGGTGCAGCAGGAGATGCCCCCAGGACCCTCCAGCACATCCTTGTGTACCCTTGGGGACTGTCCCCAAGAGTCCCCTGGGGCTGTGACCCTCCCTGAGCCTTCTGGGGAATGGCCTTCTACAGCATtgggaccccaaaaccacctGGTACCAGCCCTATccatcaatcaatcaatcaatctgTCCCTCCGTCCATCCACCTCTCGCTGCCCTTGCCTCAGCTACGGGCTAATACAAATAATAATTAATGCTAATtaagcaccagcagcagctcccctggctcTCATTAACTCCAGCCCCGACCCAACGCTGATGGGCAGCCCCCaaaccagcagcactgaggggattttggggtgccaGACGGGACCCCCCAAATTCTGACTGGCTCTGAATATTCCAGGATCAACCTTTATCTGCTGGGAACCCCACACCATGCCAGGAACGGGGCATTTTTAGCAGAAATCCCCTAAATAACccaattttttaattatttgggCCATTAAGGGGGGAATCTTCTTTCTAGCTATCGATGCGGCGATGCCTTGTTAGTAATTAACAAGCCGTTAATTAAGTTGCATCGCCCGCCCGAGCGCTGCTCCTCTTGACAAGGAGCTCCAAAGCTTCTGGAAATTCATCCAGAAATGTTGATCTAGGGGGTAGAAGGTTTGGGGCGGTCCCCCAAAAGATTTGAAGGTTGAGGTGATTTTTTGGGGTGCTCAGTCCGGAGTGTTTGGGGAAAGAGCAAGAAGTGCCAAACAGCGCTGGAAACCCCCAAAAATTAAGGCTTGAGGGAGGGGGAGGACAAAAATAATCTCAATAAAAGGAAATTGGAAGTGTTTGGATGGAGAAAAGCTGCGGAGCGAGCGGCTCCTGCCGTGCTCCCGCTCGGAAGGGCTCGGGGAGGGTGACAAGGATCCCGCTCCTCCCTACAGCCCGGCTCTTTTTGGGGTGAAAACTCAGTTTTGGGGGTCCTGGATGCTCAGGGCAAGGAGGCATCGCGGGTTTTGATGCCGGGGGAAACGCAGCGTGGATGGAGGCGCGGGAATGCAGCTGCGGTGCCATCCAGGGGAGCTGAGCTCGGTGACATCCCCGAGGGGACACGGCCACATCTTGTCCCTCGAGTCCTGGTGTGGGAAAGGGGCGCCCCAAAAGCGTGGGGATGGCGAGGCTGAGTCCTGGCATTGGGGGTTCCAGCGGGatgaggggaggggaaggatgCAGCCACCCTCGGGGTGTCCCCCGCGATGTCCCCACTCAGACCCAGCCGGTTCCAGGCTGGGGGTGCGGCCCCCCAAAAGCGGGACCTCCGCGGGGACAATGGCATGGCCAGGGGGACACCCCCCAAGGAACATCTCCATGGCCAAGGAAAGAGCTGAGGGAACCCCTGGGGACACGCCAGGGTGGATGGTgactgtccccagcactgggagagggacaggggacacggggcagcGTCTGGgaatgggaggaggaggaggatgggacACCCCAGGGGTGCACCCAGAGCCTGTCATTGTCACTGGGATAAGGACAGGACACCCCAAGGGTGCACCCAGATCCCGTCATTGTCActgggagagggacaggggaccccaggGGTGCACCCAGAGCCTGTCATTGTCATTGGGATAAGGACAGGACACCCCAAGGGTGCACCCAGATCCCGTCACTGTCActgggagagggacaggggaccccaggggtgcacccagagccctgcactgtccctgggagaaggagaggacaccccagggctgctccttcagggtggggagcaggatggagcaccctggggacacaaccagagccctgcactgtcactgggagagggacaggagaCCCCAGGGGtgcacccagagccctgctctgtcactgagagagggacagagcaccccagggctgctctttCAGCATGGGAAGCACCCTGGGGACACAATCAGAGCCTGTCATTGTCactgggagaaggaaggagcatCCTGGGGGAGCAtctccagcactgggagaagGATGGGGCATCCTGGGGATGCAGCTCCAGAGaggggagcaggacagagccccTCGGGGGTGCACCCCGAGCCCATCACATCGCTGTGAGGAGAACAGGGCACCCTGGGGTTACAGCTCCGTGCCCAGGAGAAGGATGTGGCACCCTGGAAACGCACCCAAATCCCATCATCGTCACCCAGGGAGGGACAGAACATCCCGGGGGTGCATCCCTGGGGGTAGGAGAAGGACAGGGCATTCTGGGGATGCACACAGAGCCCACCCTCAGCACCGGGAGATGGATCAAACACCCCAGGGGTGCATGGCAGTGTCTGGGAGAAGGATGTGGATGGACCCAGAGCCCATCACTGCCGCTGGGAGAAGGATGTGACACCCAGGGGATGGGAATAGGATGGGGGCCCTGGGGAAGCACCCAGAGCCCGCAATCAGCGCTGGGAGGAGGATGTGGCACCCTGGGGGTGCATCCAGGGGCCGGGAAAAGGACGGAGCCCCTGGGAAAGCACCCGCGGTCCATCACCAGCACAAAGAGGATGTGACACCCCGGGGCAGGAGAAGGATGGAGCACCCATTCTGAAGGCAGGAAAAGCACGGGGAAGCACCCACAGCCCTTCTCCCGTGCTGGGGGATATCAGAGCTCCCGGTCCCGCGGATGGAGCCGGGATGGGGCAGCCCTTACCTGCCCGTTCTTGCAGAGGTCGGCCCACATGCTGGTGCCGTCCCCGCCGCGCATGAGGACGTGGTAGGTGAAGAAGTAGGTGCCGGGGATGGCGCAGGTGAACTTGCCCGAGGCGGCGTCGTAGCTGTTGCCCAGGTTGGTGACCACGTCGTCGAACTTGAGCACCTCGTAGCCCTCGTGGGGGTTCTTGAGGCCGGCGTAGAAGGCGACCCGCGGCACCGTGCTGTAGGTGGCCGCGCTCACCGCGCCCGTAGCGCCCGGTCCCGGCAATCCCGGGGGTCCCGGTCTTCCCGCTTCGCCCCGCGCCCCCAccggccccggcggccccggTTCTCCGGGCGGCCCCGGCGGTCCCGGTTTGCCCGGTCTGCCCGGTTTGCCTTGGGGACCCTGCACCAGCGTGGAGGGCGGCGGGAGGGGGCCGCGCTCGGCCGGTTGCTgggggggagcggcggggccgtAGGGCTCGCAGACCATCCGGCAGGTGCCCAGCATCTCGTAGCGACCGTCGGTACCGGCGGAGCTCACCAGCACCGGGAtgagcaccaccagcaccagAACCATCACCacccccgccgcggccgccaGCAAAGTTTTGCGGCCCAGGCTGAGCCGCCGCCCGGCCGGGGCGCGCTGGCGCCCGGGGGAGGGAATGGTGCCGGCGGGGGGGAgcagggcggcggcggcggggggggctCGGGCTGGCGGCGGCTCCGCTGCGCTCCGCTGCCTCCGGTGCGCCCCGCGCCGCACGGGCCACGCCCACCCCGCCGGGCCACGCCCACCCCGCCGCCGGACACGCCCCCTCCATCCCGCCCATCCAATCAGGACACGCCCAtgaagggaaactgaggcacggaggTGGGATCGGCCCCGCCGACCCCCTCATCCAATGGGGGGTCCCTCGGTGTCCCCACGCCAGACGCCGAGCACTGCGAGTGTCCCCGTGGAGCTGGGGACACCTCTGGACCCTGTCACTTGTGTCCCCACAGAAGAGCACCCACGGGTGTGATCCTCAGGGCCCGCCCCGactccctgcctcagtttccctcacAGCCCAAGTGGCACCCATCCATCGCGGTCAGCCTCCGTGGCATGGGATGTCACCGCTGGTGGCACAGTGACAGCGGGACAGCCGCAGGTGCCATCGCCGGGCTGTGCCAAAGAGCCGTGCCCGGGGCCGGGCCCCCGAGGGCTCATGGCACGGGGGACACGCGGCTGCGCCCGCTCCGTCGCCTGCCATCTCCATCAGCCTCGGCGGGGACAGCGGGACGCGATGGCAAGTGACAGGCGCCGCCAGCGCCGGGGGTGAGCGAAGGACGCGGGGATGGGGGAGGGCGACACGGACACACGGGCACAGAGCGGCCCGGGGCCACCGCCAGTGCCATCCGCCACAGCGCTTGGGTGACAAAACTGAGGTGGCATCAACCTCAGTGGCACCTGTGAGCTCCATAGGGTCATCAACCCCCtgccccccaaaaaacaccctGAGGGGGCTTCCCCTCATCCCCCTCACTGCCAAAGCCCAGGGGACACACGGGGGACAAGCCCCAGCCCCGCCCCACAAGAGGGGGAACCAAGGGGACTTTTGACAGGCATCGATCGCCCCCGCATGTCCCCCGGCTCCCGCAGAGGCTTTAATCAGCCAGCAGAAATCAATTAGCTACCTTTAAGGAGGCAATTATTGCTGGGGTCTTtacaaggctggggagggggagagcaTTTTGGGGTGGGGGCGCTGCCAGCACCGTGTCCCCCCCCAAAGTTTGTCACCAGCTGTTTCCCTGATGCTTTTCTCCATCATTTTTGTCACCCCCCCCTGCATACCCCCCCATTCCTCGTTATCTTTCTGCTTTAACAAGTGCCTAAAAATACGCCTGGCGAGGTCACGGGCTGCGTGAGTCACCAGCAGCACGGGGACAGGGTGGCCCGGGTGGGCAGGGGGCTCTGCGTGGGGACAGGGTGG from Ammospiza nelsoni isolate bAmmNel1 chromosome 26, bAmmNel1.pri, whole genome shotgun sequence includes these protein-coding regions:
- the C1QL1 gene encoding C1q-related factor is translated as MVLVLVVLIPVLVSSAGTDGRYEMLGTCRMVCEPYGPAAPPQQPAERGPLPPPSTLVQGPQGKPGRPGKPGPPGPPGEPGPPGPVGARGEAGRPGPPGLPGPGATGAVSAATYSTVPRVAFYAGLKNPHEGYEVLKFDDVVTNLGNSYDAASGKFTCAIPGTYFFTYHVLMRGGDGTSMWADLCKNGQVRASAIAQDADQNYDYASNSVILHLDAGDEVFIKLDGGKAHGGNNNKYSTFSGFIIYSD